From Chitinophagaceae bacterium, the proteins below share one genomic window:
- the vsr gene encoding DNA mismatch endonuclease Vsr, producing the protein MADVHTPRQRSYNMQQIRSKDTKPEMLVRRFLHANGYRYRLHVKNLPGKPDIVLPKYRTVIFVHGCFWHGHKYCKYFVMPKTRTKWWMDKINRNKANDEKVIKTLKKDNWKVMVIWECRLKPQRLERTLYSILKKLC; encoded by the coding sequence ATGGCAGATGTGCATACACCCCGGCAACGTAGCTATAATATGCAGCAGATCCGCAGCAAGGATACGAAGCCTGAGATGCTGGTACGCAGGTTTCTGCATGCAAACGGATACCGTTACAGGCTCCACGTTAAAAATCTCCCCGGTAAACCGGATATTGTTTTACCCAAATACCGAACGGTGATTTTTGTGCATGGCTGTTTCTGGCATGGGCATAAATACTGTAAGTACTTTGTTATGCCGAAGACAAGAACCAAATGGTGGATGGATAAGATAAACCGGAATAAGGCTAATGATGAAAAAGTCATAAAAACCTTGAAAAAAGATAACTGGAAGGTGATGGTTATTTGGGAATGCAGGTTAAAGCCCCAGAGGCTTGAAAGAACATTATATTCTATTCTTAAAAAGTTATGTTGA